The Toxoplasma gondii ME49 chromosome XII, whole genome shotgun sequence genome includes a region encoding these proteins:
- a CDS encoding zinc finger (CCCH type) motif-containing protein (encoded by transcript TGME49_246200): protein MKKTKICAAWRKKACPFDDESCKFAHGAGDLQKGKPALCELFRAGKCHKGSQCRFAHHVDEISTDFAPHTADALQRALPKNIADPPLLKRLLFPRTPNARSPLSTEAGARLGREREETGLFLEERDRRREEELGTNGPCGGSPRVSPQGCLGTGLTGKAGKLSQVCSEDLRESKNPEMEKRDAVEYSGASPASLQSSQSYASFSFASPSSKRRGKAAARVAASAGSGTPDSASLFSPFSSPSLPLLEVSPPAPPYARLICGVGEERTEGARRLPGEQTPLLSSSDSFAAGPSSAGGFAAGSFNSGPLGAAEICDQRRGALLDIPAPPAPPPFAFARPEPMPAEKGLPSLLSEESYDTGGVGTATSPRKALPSGSVTSGMDPSSASPQSIASSPGFFPSVSKDGRLATAACPAWQGPRPEGVCTPGPEPPRVPLSPSVACGAQFASSTLFAQMGAASARSRGSGRPAAPLGSVDQDAADGPVLDGDASAAFSPSSAVASPALKKSNASPRKKSGEGLPRGRDPTRHEASSSRPSPAPLSDASSSLAAASSLSSASASSLSDASSTFSALLPASPPVSLPSHRGGPRGPGSPDSYARSPEGPVYVHPVHSSAASKAPGASPKGAGCAAASPTGPGRQSSSGAKKEKMERKPCHKTTRAAEGGPPPLSETKKGSRKSPSQARGRPEMAPSLRVASAFSPSCSAASPQFCGGSHAPTRFPRARSLFPAGAPGDPRLTPTSEGPRESEGAGEWIREAPRLSVAGPVCFGDLRPDCSAGKSCIHAPPPVQIPLLPSWASLVAQRPPSTSSPSSSSISPFASSPLTSFSRLSTVSHPCLSVGNATSCSFHASSPPACSPVSLPLGGASPSSAPPSLPLSSLSSVPAASFSSPLFATCTEGKEEEGSEGEPGQSAESGRVGEAAPPGYRPRGDCEKRSCWSGEKKKKYVALSHSRSLPQTNSPKREGPSRLKNELSGAQMENEGPAESETTAGASQPCPWRPLPRCGTPVLVSSASPPVGVVCLSASPPSFSSSFVHAGEAEETPILSPSVGMPQYSCQILSGALSLGVSPGNPYPFYPSFPPFPAPSPACASFSTLPSLPSPLPPSLPSSLPSSLPSLLSPYLPASHSQALPLCQSEPGVPAVSPPPASALSSLPPPQHFFSFSASPGPPFFAPAFEGRPYQASPVASVFVPSLLKEEEVERFSPPPEAPCRAACEKGQMEGWTPPRSNSSPLAAPCRDRDRAGGALGPPFALGNEDTAREEEGGEAQRTPLSVAASGASSMRLPHLLVTHGAPESEERTQEDTNISSWGPEPKEHPWSGPASGVHTPPASVNRRGERSPEKPHALSGAVSSPARPFSSKVGPRPSGDSDRSSSCQEEREDVQEGGPADASAELGTEDRSFDRGRQASDASRLRPPADDFYPEHDAFGNEKRAVSRHREDSSNSGQVATSSPQRRHPERKDRPGFPFEDGRPATQGNCSQDVPPCCQPELCYLDMISVLRLQQPHMPQILQCFAPVRYED from the exons atgaagaaaacgaaaatcTGCGCCgcctggagaaaaaaggcatGTCCTTTTGACGACGAATCCTGTAAATTTGCTCATGGCGCCGGAGACCTCCAGAAAGGAAAACCGGCGCTCTGCGAGCTGTTCAGAGCGg GGAAGTGCCACAAAGGCTCCCAGTGTCGCTTTGCTCACCATGTCGACGAAATTAGCACGGACTTTGCGCCGCATACAGCCGACGCCTTGCAGCGCGCGTTGCCGAAGAATATCGCTGATCCGCCGCTGCTCAAGCGTCTGTTGTTTCCGCGAACGCCGAACGCACGATCTCCGCTCTCCACCGAGGCGGGAGCACGCCTGGGGAGAgagcgggaggagacaggcctctttctggaagagagagaccggcggcgagaagaagagcttgGCACAAACGGTCCGTGTGGGGGGTCTCCTCGAGTGTCGCCTCAGGGGTGTCTCGGGACTGGACTTACCGGGAAGGCTGGCAAGCTCTCCCAGGTGTGTAGCGAAGATCTGAGAGAGTCAAAGAATCCAGAGAtggagaagcgcgacgcCGTGGAGTACAGTGGCGCGTCGCCCGCCTCACTGCAGTCCTCTCAGTCGTATGCTTCGTTCAGTTTCGCGTCGCCGAGCTCGAAACGAAGGGGCAAGGCCGCGGCGCGCGTGGCTGCCTCAGCAGGGTCCGGAACTCCAGACTCTGCGAGTCTCTTCTCAcccttctcttcgccctctctgccgcttctgGAGGTGTCGCCCCCCGCGCCTCCCTACGCGCGGCTGATCTGCGGCGTCGGTGAAGAACGCACCGAAGGCGCGCGCCGGCTTCCTGGGGAGCAgacgccgcttctctcctcttctgatTCGTTCGCTGCagggccttcttctgctggagGTTTCGCTGCCGGCTCCTTCAACTCAGGACCTTTGGGCGCCGCCGAGATCTGCGACCAGAGACGCGGGGCGCTGCTGGACATTCCTGCACCTCCCGCACCTCCACCCTTCGCATTTGCTCGTCCAGAGCCCATGCCTGCTGAGAAAggcctgccttctctgctgtccgAGGAGTCGTACGACACAGGCGGTGTGGGGACAGCCACAAGTCCTCGCAAGGCCTTGCCCAGCGGGTCCGTGACCAGCGGCATGGAcccctcttctgcgtctccgcagtCGATTGCTTCGTCTCCAGGCTTCTTCCCCAGCGTCTCCAAGGACGGGCGACTGGCGACGGCGGCGTGCCCCGCCTGGCAAGGCCCACGACCCGagggtgtatgtacacctgggcCGGAGCCGCCGCGCGTcccgctctcgccttccgtcGCATGCGGTGCACAGTTCGCGTCGTCCACTCTCTTCGCTCAGATGGGCGCCGCCTCCGCGCGCTCTCGGGGCTCTGGACGACCCGCTGCGCCTCTCGGCTCGGTGGATCAAGACGCTGCAGACGGACCTGTTTTAGACGGAGACGCATCagccgccttctcgccttcgtctgccgTGGCTTCTCCCGCCTTGAAGAAGTCCAACGCGTCGCCCcgaaagaagagcggggagGGCCTTCCGCGCGGCCGAGACCCCACTCGTCATGAGGCCTCCTCTTCGCGACCCTCccccgcgcctctctctgatgcttcctcttctctcgcggctgcttcttctctctctagtgcgtctgcctcttctctctctgacgcTTCGTCgactttctctgctcttctcccggCCTCGCCACCCGTCTCGCTGCCATCCCACAGAGGAGGGCCCCGCGGGCCGGGTTCCCCGGACTCCTACGCACGAAGCCCTGAGGGCCctgtgtacgtacaccccgtGCATTCTTCGGCGGCGTCCAAGGCGCCGGGCGCATCTCCGAAAGGCGCTGGATGCGCAGCGGCGTCCCCGACAGGCCCTGGGCGTCAGAGTTCCTCCGgtgcgaagaaggagaagatggagCGGAAGCCTTGTCACAAGACGACGCGTGCGGCCGAGGGCGGCCCGCCGCCTCTGAGCGAGACCAAGAAAGGGTCGCGGAAGTCGCCCTCGCAGGCCCGCGGGCGTCCTGAAATGGCGCCTTCTCTACGCGTTGCTTcggccttctctccgtcgtgtTCTGCCGCGTCTCCGCAGTTCTGTGGCGGGTCTCACGCCCCCACTCGCTTCCCCCGGGCGCGTTCCCTGTTCCCTGCTGGGGCGCCTGGGGACCCTCGCCTCACACCGACTTCCGAGGGTCCTCGGGAGAGCGAGGGCGCCGGTGAGTGGATCAGAGAAGCTCCGAGACTGTCTGTAGCGGGGCCAGTGTGTTTTGGAGACCTCCGACCCGACTGCTCTGCAGGGAAGAGTTGCATACATGCGCCGCCTCCCGTTCAAATTCCTCTCTTGCCCTCCTGGGCGTCTCTGGTCGCACAGAGACCCCCGTCgacttcgtcgccttcgagttcttcgatctctccgttcgcctcctctccatTGACAtccttctcgcgtctctccactgtctctcaCCCGTGCCTCTCCGTCGGGAATGCCACCAGTTGCTCGTTccatgcttcttctccccctgcGTGTtcccccgtctctcttcctctgggaggcgcctctccctcttccgcgcctccttctcttcctctttcttccctctcctctgtgcctgctgcttctttctcctctcccttgttTGCGACATGCACCGAggggaaggaggaggaagggtCTGAAGGCGAACCCGGACAGAGCGCAGAATCTGGTCGAGTGGGAGAGGCAGCGCCGCCGGGATATCGGCCCAGAGGAGACTGCGAGAAGCGCTCGTGTTggagcggcgagaagaaaaagaagtaCGTTGCGCTGAGCCACAGTCGCTCCCTTCCCCAGACAAACAGTCCGAAACGCGAAGGCCCTTCTCGGCTTAAAAACGAGTTGAGTGGAGCGCAGATGGAAAATGAAGGACCAGCAGAATCAGAGACGACAGCCGGGGCGTCTCAGCCATGCCCGTGGAGGCCGCTTCCTCGCTGCGGGACTCCggttctcgtctcttcggcgtctccacctgtcggcgtcgtctgtctgtctgcgtcgccgccgtctttttcttcgtcgttcgtgcatgcaggcgaggCCGAGGAAACCCCCATTCTCTCTCCATCCGTGGGAATGCCTCAGTACTCCTGCCAGATTTTATCTGGGGCCCtttctctcggtgtctctcctggAAATCCCTATCCCTTCTATCCATCTTTCCCCCCGTTCCccgcgccttcgcctgcctGTGCATCCTTCTCGACTCtgccttcgctgccttctcctctgccgccttcgctgccttcttctctgccgtcttcgctgccttctctcctgtctccgtaCCTCCCTGCTTCGCACTCACAGGCCTTGCCGCTGTGTCAGAGCGAACCGGGTGTTCCCGCAGTCTCCCCACCGCCCGCGTCCgcgctctcgtctctgccgcctccccagcatttcttctccttttcggcGTCCCCAGGTCCGCCGTTCTTCGCGCCTGCGTTCGAGGGGCGGCCGTACCAGGCGTCTCCCGTCGCATCtgtcttcgttccttctctcttgaaggaggaagaagtcgagaggTTTTCGCCTCCCCCCGAAGCTCCGTGCCGTGCGGCTTGCGAGAAAGGCCAAATGGAAGGCTGGACGCCGCCACGAAGCAACTCTTCTCCGTTAGCGGctccatgcagagacagagatcgGGCGGGCGGTGCGCTAGGGCCGCCTTTCGCTCTCGGGAATGAAGACACTGcccgggaagaagagggaggagaagcacaACGGACTCCTCTCTCAGTAGCGGCGTCTGGCGCCTCTTCGATGCGTCTTCCGCATCTCCTCGTCACCCATGGAGCCCCAGAGAGTGAAGAGCGGACGCAGGAAGACACGAACATCTCTTCTTGGGGACCTGAACCCAAGGAACACCCGTGGTCGGGCCCCgcttcgggtgtacatacacccccGGCATCTGTGAACCGCCGCGGAGAAAGGAGCCCCGAGAAGCCACACGCGCTCAGCGGAgcggtttcttctcccgcaaGGCCTTTTTCCAGTAAAGTCGGTCCACGGCCTTCAGGCGACTCCGACAGAAGTTCGTCTTGccaagaagagcgagaagacgtgCAGGAAGGAGGGCCGGCAGATGCTTCAGCGGAACTGGGAACTGAGGACAGGTCTTTCGACCGTGGTCGACAGGCCTCAGACGCGTCGAGGCTCCGACCTCCTGCAGACGACTTTTACCCAGAGCACGACGCGTTCGGTAACGAGAAACGTGCGGTGTCTAGACATCGGGAGGACTCCTCGAATTCGGGCCAGGTGGCAACCTCCAGTCCCCAACGAAGACACccagaaaggaaagacagaccAGGCTTTCCTTTTGAAGACGGCCGTCCGGCGACCCAAGGCAACTGTAGCCAAGACGTTCCTCCCTGCTGTCAACCTGAGCTCTGCTACTTGGACATGATCTCTGTGCTGCGGCTTCAACAGCCGCACATGCCTCAGATTCTTCAGTGCTTCGCACCCGTTCGATACGAAGACTAG
- a CDS encoding hypothetical protein (encoded by transcript TGME49_246210), with amino-acid sequence MSQAREQEPVELTMSAEESAQRRIRPVAVEDEGRGGADNDVTPAPTTAFSSVPRVATMSHERGARPPTQTNTVQDSARLFAGGTSARLVCRRPARFRAPF; translated from the exons ATGTCCCAAGCGCGAGAACAGGAGCCTGTCGAGTTGACG ATGTCTGCAGAGGAAAGTGCACAACGGAGAATCCGCCCTGTCGCAGTCGAGGACGAGGGCCGAGGCGGCGCGGACAACGATGTAACACCAGCTCCCACAaccgcgttttcttctgtcccaCGCGTCGCGACGATGTCCCACGAGAGAGGTGCCAGGCCACCGACCCAAACCAACACGGTTCAAGACAGCGCGAGACTTTTCGCCGGAGGAACGAGCGCAAGGCTGGTCTGCAGACGCCCCGCGCGTTTTCGCGCCCCTTTTTGA
- a CDS encoding hypothetical protein (encoded by transcript TGME49_246220~Predicted trans-membrane domain (TMHMM2.0):67-90:137-160) → MPHGWPIHVTRTPVPASVPDLPSSKDHGGAKRGAASFGDAPVTTSCPHCHKAITTTISYRHSCLGVTICLVTALLLGWYAFCLVPFLWLGLKDAVHTCPSCRNLIHRHSRIHIPITSLRDEVVTVKCGSCAVVLSRRYFLLFFVILFLILLFYVLRAGWLGTALDVIPKGPMVSSSWQDFYRECGQKSQLGNPLQAAGNFREHFLGKTVKWEGLVKQVKEGTFSSNFLFLVMYPTMTAEGRGSLGSRDGSWSSAERGGDSTLASLLMEDEAGEAGEKRKADARQEEDDLLALDEENRGMRGDGADLAFAFSEDLNEKVAQLVPGDKVAFEATLVELGRRGKPSLGRLWAVSVLEKWEERKKRLREKAEEESTFLQRLFPSLGSPFGGFSPLSLMGSLGGRGVIIVRRQVIASDSSSPFASAGGLWSSSGGFPGDDESDGVVRVVDPRASLSENTEERGTPVQKKKRSPDAVDSEASSDHGRKPRATGEGSIANRLAQSAPTLFGLMGRVAGDDENSWENLVQKLREERTEGKGKAEERNRRGEGAFAAAHDDEEEGPGNVGGAEKRVGGGLYWGNWEEDYGDVDEENEGESDEAERGEAVAENAGQPVVESKPAETPKTPEEKKAETGRDRKTQPEEKEQPRRKSAEKQAIPGSFTDKEGGKHAGGDAENVRKTTSDDTANRGSAAGAPKATQTRKAKHNPPAERNTKSPQTRTPKAASPPPSRPPSPSRSPPSPSPSASPSPGSPPSPSPSPSPSPSGSPPSPSPSPSGSPPSPSPSPSPSPSPSPSGSPPSPSPPSPPSPSVLSQGPSVH, encoded by the exons ATGCCGCATGGATGGCCAATCCACGTGACCCGCACGCCGGTGCCTGCCTCTGTGCCAGACCTGCCTTCCTCGAAGGACCACGGAGGGGCGAAGCGGGGGGCGGCGTCTTTCGGAGATGCCCCAGTCACCACTTCCTGTCCTCACTGCCACAAAGCCATCACGACGACCATCTCCTACAGGCACTCTTGTCTCGGAGTCACGATCTGTCTCGTCACGGCTCTGCTGCTCGGCTGGTAcgccttctgcctcgttcctttcctctggCTAGGCCTCAAG GATGCAGTTCATACCTGCCCGTCATGCAGAAATCTGATTCATCGCCACTCTCGGATCCACATCCCCATTACTTCTCTCCGGGACGAGGTCGTTACCGTCAAGTGCGGGAGCTGTGCGGTGgttctgtctcgtcgctATTTTCTGCTGTTCTTCGTCATTCTGTTTCTTATTCTTCTCTTCTACGTCTTGCGTGCGGGATGGCTCGGCACCGCCTTAGATGTCATCCCGAAAG GGCCCAtggtctcttcctcctggcAGGACTTCTACCGGGAGTGCGGACAGAAGAGTCAGCTGGGCAATCCACTGCAGGCTGCAGGGAACTTCCGCGAGCACTTCCTGGGCAAAACCGTCAAGTGGGAGGGTCTCGTGAAGCAAGTCAAGGAGGGGACCTTCAGCTCGaacttcctctttctcgtgaTGTATCCAACGATGACCGCTGAAGGCCGCGGAAGCTTGGGAAGCCGCGACGGGAGCTGGAGCTCTGCGGAGCGAGGAGGTGACTCGACTTTGGCTTCCCTCTTGATGGAGGACGAAGCCggagaggctggagagaagaggaaagcggaCGCGCGACAAGAGGAGGACGACCTCCTTGCTCTTGACGAAGAAAATCGAGGGATGCGGGGAGACGGAGCTGACCTCGCGTTCGCCTTCAGTGAAGATCTGAACGAAAAAGTCGCGCAACTCGTCCCTGGGGACAAAGTGGCTTTCGAAGCGACTCTCGTCGAACTcggaagaag AGGCAAGCCGTCGCTCGGGCGGCTCTGGGCGGTGTCTGTGCTGGAGAAATGGGaggagcggaagaagcgactGCGCGAgaaagccgaagaagaaagcaccTTCCTGCAGCGTCTGTTTCCGTCTCTGGGGTCGCCCTTTGGCGGCTTCAGTCCGCTGTCACTGATGGGCTCTCTGGGCGGCCGTGGGGTGATTATCGTCAGACGACAAGTCATCGCCTCGGACAGCTCGTCTCCCTTCGCCTCCGCGGGAGGCCTGTGGTCATCGTCAGGCGGCTTTCCAGGCGACGACGAATCCGACGGAGTCGTGCGTGTCGTGGACCCGCGCGCTTCTTTGTcggaaaacacagaagagcGTGGAACTCCagtgcagaagaagaagcgttcGCCCGACGCCGTTGATTCAGAAGCTTCCTCTGACCATGGGAGGAAGCCCCGTGCGACAGGCGAAGGATCGATAGCGAATCGACTCGCTCAGAGCGCCCCCACGCTCTTTGGCTTGATGGGCCGAGTGgcgggagacgacgagaacTCCTGGGAGAATCTTGTGCAGAAActtcgagaggagagaacagaggggaaggggaaggcagaggagcGCAACCGTCGAGGAGAAGGTGCATTTGCAGCTGCgcacgacgacgaagaggagggacCGGGAAACGTCGGCGGCGCCGAGAAACGCGTGGGGGGGGGTCTGTACTGGGGCAACTGGGAGGAAGACTATGGAGACGTCGACGAGGAGAATGAGGGCGAATCTgacgaagcggagagaggcgaggcggtAGCGGAAAACGCGGGTCAGCCTGTGGTGGAATCGAAACCGGCAGAGACGCCCAAGACgccagaggagaagaaggcggagacgggACGCGACAGGAAGACTCAaccagaggagaaggagcagcCTCGTCGGAAGTCCGCTGAGAAGCAGGCGATTCCCGGCTCGTTCACAGACAAGGAGGGAGGAAAGCACGCTGgtggcgacgcagagaacgtCAGGAAAACGACATCAGACGACACAGCTAATCGAGGATCTGCGGCTGGCGCTCCGAAGGCGACACAAACAAGGAAAGCAAAACACAATCCACCTGCCGAAAGAAACACTAAAAGTCCTCAAACACGCACGCCCAAggcagcgtctcctcctccttctcgtcctccttctccttctcgctcccctccctcaccttctccatctgcttctccatctcctggCTCCCCTCCCTCaccttctccatctccttctccctctccttctggcTCCCCTCCCTCaccttctccatctccttctGGCTCCCCTCCCTCaccttctccatctccttctccctcaccttctccctctccttctggctcccctccctctccttctcctccgtctccgccttctccttctgtcctGTCTCAGGGTCCTTCTGTGCATTAG
- a CDS encoding hypothetical protein (encoded by transcript TGME49_246230~Predicted trans-membrane domain (TMHMM2.0):97-115), with the protein MSRPMMRIVSSLSSMFHQENGQFPPLTRCQLFRWPGGALALAVVHGGNCACSRSLATLSALDFGSRRHAVPHKKTAACERGGAPLKTQDSAKRLRVQYSYRLLALIVPFLSVAALP; encoded by the exons ATGTCGAGGCCAATGATGAGGATAGTCTCGAGTCTTTCAAGCATGTTTCACCAGGAAAACGGACAGTTTCCCCCGCTTACCCGCTGCCAGCTTTTTCGTTGGCCTGGCGGCGCGTTGGCTCTAGCCGTCGTTCACGGTGGAaactgcgcatgcagccggtCCCTTGCAACTCTTTCCGCCCTCGACTTTG GCTCGAGGAGGCACGCTGTGCCACACAAGAAAACTGCAGCATGCGAGCGCGGAGGTGCCCCACTGAAGACACAGGACTCGGCGAAACGGTTACGCGTGCAATATAGTTATCGACTTCTTGCCTTGATAGTTCCGTTTCTGTCAGTCGCCGCCCTTCCCTGA